A genomic stretch from Strix aluco isolate bStrAlu1 chromosome 12, bStrAlu1.hap1, whole genome shotgun sequence includes:
- the RGMA gene encoding repulsive guidance molecule A, with the protein MRPLRERIVVKARAGWMGMGRGAGSTALGLFQILPVFLCIFPSVTSPCKILKCNSEFWAATSGSHHLGTEEAPEFCTALRAYAHCTRRTARTCRGDLAYHSAAHGIDDLMAQHNCSKDGPTSQPRLRTLPPGDSQERSDSPEICHYEKSFHKHSAAPNYTHCGLFGDPHLRTFTDTFQTCKVQGAWPLIDNNYLNVQVTNTPVLPGSTATATSKLTIIFKSFQECVDQKVYQAEMDELPAAFADGSKNGGDKHGANSLKITEKVSGQHIEIQAKYIGTTIVVRQVGRYLTFAVRMPEEVVNAVEDRDSQGLYLCLRGCPLNQQIDFQTIRSAQATEGRARRKGPSLPASPEAFTYETATAKCREKLPVEDLYFQSCVFDLLTTGDVNFMLAAYYAFEDVKMLHSNKDKLHLYERTRDLAPGNTAPSGTPPALWVALLCLSQSWLCLL; encoded by the exons TGACATCTCCATGCAAGATCCTCAAGTGCAACTCTGAGTTCTGGGCGGCCACGTCGGGCTCCCACCACCTGGGCACGGAAGAAGCGCCCGAATTCTGCACGGCGCTGCGCGCCTACGCGCACTGCACCCGCCGCACCGCCCGCACTTGCAGGGGCGACCTGGCCTACCACTCCGCCGCGCATGGCATAGACGATCTCATGGCGCAACACAACTGCTCCAAGGATGGCCCCACGTCCCAGCCCCGCCTCCGGACATTGCCCCCCGGGGACAGCCAGGAGCGCTCCGACAGCCCCGAAATCTGCCACTATGAGAAGAGCTTTCACAAACACTCAGCCGCCCCCAACTACACCCACTGTGGGCTCTTCGGGGACCCCCACCTCAGGACTTTCACAGACACTTTCCAAACCTGCAAGGTGCAAGGGGCTTGGCCGCTGATAGACAATAACTACCTGAACGTCCAGGTCACCAACACGCCGGTGCTGCCTGGCTCCACGGCCACCGCCACCAGCAAG CTCACCATCATCTTCAAGAGCTTCCAGGAGTGTGTGGACCAGAAAGTGTACCAGGCAGAGATGGACGAGCTCCCTGCTGCCTTTGCTGATGGCTCCAAGAACGGTGGGGACAAACACGGAGCCAACAGCCTGAAGATCACTGAGAAGGTGTCGGGCCAACACATCGAGATCCAGGCGAAGTACATTGGCACCACCATCGTGGTGAGGCAGGTGGGCCGGTACCTCACCTTTGCCGTGCGCATGCCGGAGGAGGTGGTCAATGCCGTGGAGGACCGGGACAGTCAGGGCCTCTACCTGTGCCTCCGCGGTTGTCCGCTCAACCAACAGATTGACTTCCAGACCATCCGCTCGGCTCAGGCCACAGAGGGTCGTGCTCGTAGGAAGGGACCCAGCCTGCCAGCCTCCCCCGAGGCCTTCACGTACGAAACAGCCACAGCCAAGTGCAGGGAAAAGCTGCCCGTGGAGGACCTCTACTTTCAGTCCTGCGTCTTCGACCTCCTCACCACAGGGGACGTCAACTTCATGCTGGCTGCTTACTATGCCTTTGAGGACGTGAAGATGCTTCACTCCAACAAAGACAAGCTGCACCTCTATGAAAGGACACGGGACCTGGCCCCGGGCAACACGGCTCCCTCAGGGACCCCCCCTGCCCTCTGGGTAGCACTGCTGTGTTTGAGTCAGAGTTGGTTGTGCTTGTTATAG